Proteins found in one Vulpes vulpes isolate BD-2025 chromosome 13, VulVul3, whole genome shotgun sequence genomic segment:
- the CYP7A1 gene encoding cytochrome P450 7A1 isoform X1, with the protein MMTISLIWGIVVAVCCCLWLIFGMRRRQMGEPPLENGLIPYLGCALKFGANPLEFLRANQRKYGHVFTCRLMGNYVHFITNPLSYQKVLCHGKYLDWKKFHFTTSAKAFGHRSIDPSDGNTTENINKTFIKTLQGDALNSLTEAMMENLQLVMRCPLVSKSKTPAWVTEGMYSFCYRVMFEAGYLTLFGKDLTGQDAQKGLILNNLDHFKEFDKIFPALVAGLPIHVFKTAHHAREKLAEGLRHENLGKRDHISELVRFLNDMLSTLDDMDKAKTHLAILWASQANTIPATFWSLFQMIRSPEAMKAATEEVNKTLENAGQKISLDGSPICLNQTQLNDMPVLDSLIKESLRLSSASLNIRTATEDFTLHLQDSSYNIRKDDIIAFYPQLVHLDPEIYPDPLTFKYDRYLDENGKTKTTFYSNGIKLKYYYMPFGSGATMCPGRLFAVQEIKQFLILMLSYFELELVESQVKCPPLDQSRAGLGILPPLNDIEFKYKFKHL; encoded by the exons ATGATGACCATATCTTTGATCTGGGGGATTGTTGTAGCAGTATGCTGTTGTTTATGGCTTATTTTTGGAATGAGGAGAAG ACAAATGGGTGAACCACCACTGGAGAATGGGTTGATTCCATACCTGGGATGTGCTTTGAAATTTGGTGCCAATCCTCTTGAGTTCCTGAGAGCAAATCAAAGGAAATATGGTCATGTTTTTACCTGCAGATTGATGGGAAACTATGTCCACTTCATCACAAATCCCTTGTCATACCAGAAAGTGTTGTGCCATGGAAAATACTTGGATTGGAAAAAGTTTCACTTTACTACTTCTGCAAAG GCATTTGGGCACAGAAGCATTGACCCGAGTGATGGAAATAccactgaaaatataaataaaactttcatcaAAACCCTGCAGGGCGATGCCTTGAATTCCCTCACAGAAGCCATGATGGAAAACCTCCAACTTGTCATGAGATGTCCCCTGGTATCTAAATCAAAGACTCCTGCCTGGGTGACGGAAGGGATGTATTCCTTCTGTTACCGAGTGATGTTTGAAGCTGGGTATTTAACTCTCTTTGGCAAAGATCTTACAGGGCAAGATGCACAAAAAGGACTTATTCTGAATAACCTAGACCACTTCAAGGAATTTGACAAAATCTTTCCTGCTCTGGTAGCAGGCCTCCCCATTCATGTGTTCAAGACGGCACACCACGCTAGGGAAAAGCTGGCAGAGGGCTTGAGGCATGAGAACCTTGGAAAGAGAGACCACATCTCAGAACTGGTCAGGTTTCTGAATGACATGCTTTCCACCTTAGATGACATGGATAAGGCTAAGACGCACCTCGCTATCCTCTGGGCATCACAAGCAAACACCATTCCAGCGACCTTCTGGAGCTTATTTCAAATGATTAG GAGCCCTGAAGCAATGAAAGCAGCTACTGAAGAAGTGAATAAAACACTAGAGAATGCTGGCCAAAAAATCAGCCTTGATGGAAGTCCTATTTGTCTGAATCAAACGCAACTGAATGACATGCCAGTGCTAG ATAGCCTCATCAAGGAGTCTCTGAGGCTTTCCAGTGCCTCCCTGAACATCCGGACTGCTACAGAGGATTTTACTTTGCACCTCCAGGACAGTTCCTATAACATCCGCAAAGATGACATCATAGCTTTTTATCCGCAGTTAGTGCATTTAGATCCAGAAATCTACCCAGACCCTTTG ACTTTTAAATATGATCGGTATCTTGATGAAAATGGGAAGACAAAGACCACCTTCTATAGTAACGGAATCAAGTTAAAGTATTACTACATGCCTTTTGGGTCTGGAGCGACAATGTGTCCTGGAAGATTATTTGCTGTCCAGGAAATCAAGCAGTTTTTGATTCTGATGCTTTCCTATTTTGAACTAGAGCTTGTGGAGAGCCAAGTCAAATGTCCCCCTTTGGACCAGTCCCGTGCAGGCTTAGGCATTTTACCACCATTAAATGATATCgagtttaaatataaattcaaacatTTGTGA
- the CYP7A1 gene encoding cytochrome P450 7A1 isoform X2 has translation MGEPPLENGLIPYLGCALKFGANPLEFLRANQRKYGHVFTCRLMGNYVHFITNPLSYQKVLCHGKYLDWKKFHFTTSAKAFGHRSIDPSDGNTTENINKTFIKTLQGDALNSLTEAMMENLQLVMRCPLVSKSKTPAWVTEGMYSFCYRVMFEAGYLTLFGKDLTGQDAQKGLILNNLDHFKEFDKIFPALVAGLPIHVFKTAHHAREKLAEGLRHENLGKRDHISELVRFLNDMLSTLDDMDKAKTHLAILWASQANTIPATFWSLFQMIRSPEAMKAATEEVNKTLENAGQKISLDGSPICLNQTQLNDMPVLDSLIKESLRLSSASLNIRTATEDFTLHLQDSSYNIRKDDIIAFYPQLVHLDPEIYPDPLTFKYDRYLDENGKTKTTFYSNGIKLKYYYMPFGSGATMCPGRLFAVQEIKQFLILMLSYFELELVESQVKCPPLDQSRAGLGILPPLNDIEFKYKFKHL, from the exons ATGGGTGAACCACCACTGGAGAATGGGTTGATTCCATACCTGGGATGTGCTTTGAAATTTGGTGCCAATCCTCTTGAGTTCCTGAGAGCAAATCAAAGGAAATATGGTCATGTTTTTACCTGCAGATTGATGGGAAACTATGTCCACTTCATCACAAATCCCTTGTCATACCAGAAAGTGTTGTGCCATGGAAAATACTTGGATTGGAAAAAGTTTCACTTTACTACTTCTGCAAAG GCATTTGGGCACAGAAGCATTGACCCGAGTGATGGAAATAccactgaaaatataaataaaactttcatcaAAACCCTGCAGGGCGATGCCTTGAATTCCCTCACAGAAGCCATGATGGAAAACCTCCAACTTGTCATGAGATGTCCCCTGGTATCTAAATCAAAGACTCCTGCCTGGGTGACGGAAGGGATGTATTCCTTCTGTTACCGAGTGATGTTTGAAGCTGGGTATTTAACTCTCTTTGGCAAAGATCTTACAGGGCAAGATGCACAAAAAGGACTTATTCTGAATAACCTAGACCACTTCAAGGAATTTGACAAAATCTTTCCTGCTCTGGTAGCAGGCCTCCCCATTCATGTGTTCAAGACGGCACACCACGCTAGGGAAAAGCTGGCAGAGGGCTTGAGGCATGAGAACCTTGGAAAGAGAGACCACATCTCAGAACTGGTCAGGTTTCTGAATGACATGCTTTCCACCTTAGATGACATGGATAAGGCTAAGACGCACCTCGCTATCCTCTGGGCATCACAAGCAAACACCATTCCAGCGACCTTCTGGAGCTTATTTCAAATGATTAG GAGCCCTGAAGCAATGAAAGCAGCTACTGAAGAAGTGAATAAAACACTAGAGAATGCTGGCCAAAAAATCAGCCTTGATGGAAGTCCTATTTGTCTGAATCAAACGCAACTGAATGACATGCCAGTGCTAG ATAGCCTCATCAAGGAGTCTCTGAGGCTTTCCAGTGCCTCCCTGAACATCCGGACTGCTACAGAGGATTTTACTTTGCACCTCCAGGACAGTTCCTATAACATCCGCAAAGATGACATCATAGCTTTTTATCCGCAGTTAGTGCATTTAGATCCAGAAATCTACCCAGACCCTTTG ACTTTTAAATATGATCGGTATCTTGATGAAAATGGGAAGACAAAGACCACCTTCTATAGTAACGGAATCAAGTTAAAGTATTACTACATGCCTTTTGGGTCTGGAGCGACAATGTGTCCTGGAAGATTATTTGCTGTCCAGGAAATCAAGCAGTTTTTGATTCTGATGCTTTCCTATTTTGAACTAGAGCTTGTGGAGAGCCAAGTCAAATGTCCCCCTTTGGACCAGTCCCGTGCAGGCTTAGGCATTTTACCACCATTAAATGATATCgagtttaaatataaattcaaacatTTGTGA